Proteins encoded within one genomic window of Jiangella mangrovi:
- a CDS encoding NAD(P)/FAD-dependent oxidoreductase, which produces MTPPRRIVVVGASAAGLTAAESLRADGFDGELTVVGSEPHLAYDRPPLSKQLLAGAWAADRLELLPRDRYDDLSIGCRLGAAATALDVAGRTVRVGGSDGDGDGVDGVELGFDRLLIATGVRPRTWPGTDGLRGVHVLRTLDDTVAFKAAAHDAGRVVVIGAGFLGAEAAATLRGLGIDVTLVDPSPAPMLRQVGPVVAGLLADLHAEHGVDLRLGRSVAAIERDGDRVTGVRLDDGARFATTCVLVAIGTTPATEWLAGSGLDLADGVGCDAWCRAAPGVFAAGDVARWFHRGRGASLRVEHRTNATEQAMAAARAMLDPGDPYEPVPYVWSDQYDTKLQTYGETTATDRFAVISGSIDERRFVALYGRAERVVGALGWRSPRELLRARALVADGVPWSEAVAA; this is translated from the coding sequence TTGACGCCGCCGCGGCGCATCGTCGTCGTGGGCGCGTCCGCGGCCGGGCTGACGGCGGCGGAGTCGCTGCGTGCCGACGGGTTCGACGGCGAGCTCACCGTCGTCGGCTCCGAGCCGCACCTCGCCTACGACCGGCCGCCGCTGTCGAAGCAGCTGCTCGCCGGCGCGTGGGCGGCGGACCGGCTGGAGCTGCTGCCCCGCGACCGGTACGACGACCTCTCCATCGGCTGCCGCCTGGGCGCGGCGGCGACGGCACTGGACGTCGCCGGGCGGACGGTGCGGGTGGGCGGCTCCGACGGCGACGGCGACGGCGTTGACGGCGTCGAGCTGGGCTTCGACCGGCTGCTCATCGCCACCGGCGTCCGCCCGCGCACCTGGCCGGGCACGGACGGGCTGCGCGGTGTGCACGTGCTGCGCACGCTCGACGACACCGTCGCGTTCAAGGCGGCCGCCCACGACGCCGGGCGCGTCGTCGTCATCGGGGCCGGGTTCCTGGGCGCGGAGGCCGCGGCGACGCTGCGCGGACTCGGCATCGACGTGACGCTCGTGGACCCGTCGCCGGCGCCGATGCTGCGCCAAGTCGGCCCCGTCGTCGCGGGGCTGCTCGCCGACCTGCACGCCGAGCACGGCGTCGACCTGCGGCTGGGCCGATCGGTGGCGGCCATCGAGCGTGACGGCGACCGGGTCACCGGGGTGCGGCTGGACGACGGCGCGCGGTTCGCGACGACCTGTGTGCTGGTGGCGATCGGCACGACCCCGGCGACCGAGTGGCTCGCGGGCAGCGGGCTCGATCTCGCCGACGGCGTCGGCTGCGACGCGTGGTGCCGGGCCGCGCCGGGCGTCTTCGCCGCCGGCGACGTCGCCCGCTGGTTCCACCGCGGCCGCGGCGCCAGCCTGCGGGTCGAGCACCGCACCAACGCGACCGAGCAGGCCATGGCCGCGGCCCGGGCCATGCTGGACCCGGGCGATCCGTACGAGCCGGTGCCCTACGTCTGGAGCGACCAGTACGACACCAAGCTCCAGACCTACGGCGAGACGACGGCGACCGACCGGTTCGCGGTGATCAGCGGCTCGATCGACGAGCGCCGCTTCGTCGCCCTCTACGGCCGCGCCGAGCGGGTCGTCGGCGCGCTCGGCTGGCGGTCGCCGCGAGAGCTGCTGCGCGCCCGCGCCCTGGTGGCCGACGGCGTCCCCTGGAGCGAGGCTGTCGCCGCCTGA
- a CDS encoding NAD-glutamate dehydrogenase produces MRNRLDEAKSELLAKAALVGDRGSRDEDEAFLRRYYRHVAAEDLVDRDVVDVYGVAASHRRSAQSRPQGTAVVNVYTPTIDEHGWASGHTIVEVVIDDMPFLVDSVTMALAEHDHAIRLVVHPQLVVHRDITGELVEVLDLNENDPRRDSDTIVESWMHVEIDRTDDPADQAAIERLLRDVLRDVREAVEDWPRMRQRAIDIADDLGKAPSPVNDPEIDEARELLRWLADDHFTFLGYREYQLDQVDGEDVLRAVTGTGLGVLRSDQDLSGSFGKLPREVRAKAREKQLLVLTKANSKATVHRPAYLDYVGVKTFDAAGEVVGERRFLGLFTSAAYTESVLRIPVLRRKVQEVIEQAGFAPSGHSGKDLLQVLETYPRDELFQIPAEELLPTALAVVHLQERRHLRMFIRRDDYGRYLSFLVYLPRDRYNTDVRERIQRILLAATDGDSIDFTARVGEAALARLHFVVRMKRDQGLPEIDVAALEKQLVGATRSWTDELSDSLAEQVGEEGAAKLLRRYRQGFPEGYKADFPARTAVADVRRLEELPAADGLGMNLYQPVGGLASDRRFKIYRTGTPISLTQVLPILSRMGVEVVDERPYEIIRRGPDGESTAYIYDFGLRYRGLRATDADRLKVLFQDAFAAVWRGDAESDGFNALVPQAGLSWRQASILRAYAKYLRQTGTTFSQNYLEEALSGHVDVARMLVDLFETRFDPERHGDDPSTRADAAKQLTVRIEEALDQVASLDQDRILRSFLRLVNATLRTSYYRTTVAGPQTVTSFKLDSRSLPELPDPKPMYEIWVYSPRVEGVHLRFGAVARGGLRWSDRREDFRTEILGLVKAQAVKNSVIVPVGAKGGFVGKLLPDPAVDREAWLAEGIECYKTFIRAMLDITDNRAADRSVVAPPQVVRHDGDDPYLVVAADKGTAAFSDIANEVSKEYGFWLGDAFASGGSAGYDHKAMGITARGAWESVKRHFRQLGRDTQTEDFTVVGVGDMSGDVFGNGMLLSEHIRLVAAFDHRHIFLDPSPDAAESYAERRRLFDLPRSSWNDYEPKLISDGGGVYPRTAKTITLTAQVKEVLGIDPAAETMTPPELMHAILAAPVDLLWNGGIGTYVKASTESHAEVGDKANDAIRVDGADLRALVVGEGGNLGLTQRGRVEFALAGGKVNTDAIDNSAGVDTSDHEVNIKILLDGVVRAGDLTDKQRNELLAAMTEEIGDLVLANNYGQNIALASATFQSSNLAHVHRSFLSKLESQGKLDRNLEALPTDRQLAERMNAGRGLTGPELSVLLAYTKNLMYEELLAGGMPDDPYLGAALHAYFPSALRDRYGDVIDEHPLRREIITNVVVNELVNTAGTTFAYRLGMETGGTVEDLARAHTIGGVVFQIPELMAAVKELDNVVAFDVQTRMRLEGRTITERATRWLCVNRRPPIDIAWQIGFFEEPIARLLVALPDVLVGRELDLYHERLEALTAEGVPEPLAVRVAVLPPAYAGLGMVENSLATGTDLLEVARVHFTLGAFLELGRLLERIISLPRLDRWQTMARAALRDDLHAVQAALTAQVIQHTDEESSPQDRVEAWAAQDEVVVARAQDMLREIVEGDSFDLSRLSVGLRAVRGLLRSDAT; encoded by the coding sequence ATGCGCAATCGGCTCGACGAAGCCAAGTCCGAGCTCCTCGCGAAGGCAGCACTGGTCGGCGACCGGGGAAGTCGCGACGAGGACGAGGCCTTCCTCCGCCGGTACTACCGGCACGTTGCCGCCGAGGACCTGGTCGACCGCGACGTCGTCGACGTCTACGGGGTCGCCGCCTCGCACCGGCGCAGCGCCCAGAGCAGGCCGCAGGGCACCGCCGTCGTCAACGTCTACACGCCCACCATCGACGAGCACGGCTGGGCGTCCGGGCACACCATCGTCGAGGTCGTCATCGACGACATGCCGTTCCTGGTCGACTCCGTCACCATGGCGCTGGCCGAGCACGACCACGCCATCCGCCTCGTGGTGCACCCGCAGCTGGTGGTCCACCGCGACATCACCGGCGAGCTGGTCGAGGTCCTCGACCTCAACGAGAACGACCCCCGCCGCGACTCCGACACCATCGTCGAGTCGTGGATGCACGTCGAGATCGACCGCACCGACGACCCCGCCGACCAGGCCGCCATCGAGCGGCTGCTGCGCGACGTGCTCCGCGACGTGCGCGAGGCGGTCGAAGACTGGCCGCGCATGCGCCAGCGCGCCATCGACATCGCCGACGACCTCGGCAAGGCGCCGTCGCCGGTCAACGATCCCGAGATCGACGAGGCCCGCGAGCTGCTGCGCTGGCTGGCCGACGACCACTTCACGTTCCTCGGCTACCGCGAGTACCAGCTCGACCAAGTCGACGGCGAGGACGTCCTGCGGGCGGTCACCGGCACCGGGCTGGGCGTCCTGCGCTCGGACCAGGACCTCTCCGGCTCGTTCGGCAAGCTGCCGCGCGAGGTGCGGGCCAAGGCGCGCGAGAAGCAGCTACTGGTCCTGACCAAGGCCAACTCGAAGGCGACGGTGCACCGCCCGGCCTACCTCGACTACGTCGGCGTCAAGACCTTCGACGCCGCCGGCGAGGTCGTCGGCGAGCGGCGCTTCCTGGGCCTGTTCACGTCGGCCGCCTACACCGAGAGCGTGCTGCGCATCCCGGTGCTGCGGCGCAAGGTCCAAGAGGTCATCGAGCAGGCCGGGTTCGCGCCGTCCGGGCACTCCGGCAAGGACCTCCTGCAGGTGCTCGAGACCTACCCGCGCGACGAGCTGTTCCAGATCCCGGCCGAGGAACTGCTGCCCACCGCGCTCGCCGTCGTGCACCTGCAAGAGCGCCGGCACCTGCGCATGTTCATCCGCCGCGACGACTACGGCCGCTACCTCTCGTTCCTCGTGTACCTGCCGCGCGACCGGTACAACACCGACGTGCGCGAGCGCATCCAGCGCATCCTGCTGGCCGCCACCGACGGCGACTCCATCGACTTCACCGCGCGCGTCGGCGAGGCGGCCCTGGCCCGGCTGCACTTCGTGGTCCGCATGAAGCGCGACCAGGGGCTGCCCGAGATCGATGTCGCGGCGCTCGAGAAGCAGCTGGTCGGCGCCACCCGGTCGTGGACCGACGAGCTGTCGGACTCGTTGGCCGAGCAGGTCGGCGAGGAAGGCGCGGCGAAGCTGCTGCGCCGCTACCGCCAGGGCTTCCCCGAGGGCTACAAGGCCGACTTCCCGGCGCGGACGGCGGTGGCCGACGTGCGCCGGCTCGAGGAGCTGCCCGCCGCCGACGGCCTGGGCATGAACCTCTACCAGCCGGTCGGCGGACTGGCCAGCGACCGCCGCTTCAAGATCTACCGCACCGGCACGCCCATCTCGCTCACGCAGGTACTGCCCATCCTGTCGCGCATGGGCGTCGAGGTGGTCGACGAGCGCCCGTACGAGATCATCCGGCGCGGGCCCGACGGCGAGTCGACGGCGTACATCTACGACTTCGGCCTGCGCTACCGCGGGCTGCGCGCCACCGACGCCGACCGCCTCAAGGTGCTGTTCCAGGACGCGTTCGCCGCGGTCTGGCGGGGCGACGCCGAGAGCGACGGGTTCAACGCGCTGGTGCCGCAGGCCGGGCTGTCGTGGCGGCAGGCGTCCATCCTGCGCGCGTACGCCAAGTACCTGCGTCAGACCGGCACCACGTTCAGCCAGAACTACCTCGAGGAGGCGCTGTCCGGGCACGTCGACGTCGCGCGCATGCTCGTCGACCTGTTCGAGACCCGCTTCGACCCCGAGCGGCACGGCGACGACCCCAGCACCCGCGCCGACGCCGCGAAGCAGCTGACGGTGCGCATCGAGGAGGCCCTCGACCAGGTCGCCAGCCTCGACCAGGACCGCATCCTGCGCTCGTTCCTGCGGCTGGTGAACGCCACGCTGCGGACCAGCTACTACCGCACCACCGTCGCGGGGCCGCAGACCGTCACCAGCTTCAAGCTCGACTCACGGTCGCTGCCGGAGCTGCCCGACCCGAAGCCGATGTACGAGATCTGGGTCTACTCGCCCCGGGTCGAGGGCGTGCACCTGCGCTTCGGCGCCGTCGCCCGCGGCGGGCTGCGGTGGTCCGACCGCCGCGAGGACTTCCGCACCGAGATCCTGGGCCTGGTCAAGGCACAGGCCGTGAAGAACTCCGTCATCGTGCCGGTCGGCGCCAAGGGCGGCTTCGTCGGCAAGCTGCTGCCCGATCCCGCCGTCGACCGCGAGGCGTGGCTGGCCGAGGGCATCGAGTGCTACAAGACGTTCATCCGGGCCATGCTCGACATCACCGACAACCGCGCGGCCGACCGCAGCGTCGTCGCGCCGCCGCAGGTGGTCCGCCACGACGGCGACGACCCCTACCTGGTGGTCGCGGCCGACAAGGGCACCGCCGCGTTCTCCGACATCGCCAACGAGGTGTCCAAGGAGTACGGGTTCTGGCTCGGCGACGCGTTCGCGTCGGGCGGGTCGGCCGGCTACGACCACAAGGCCATGGGCATCACCGCCCGCGGCGCCTGGGAGTCGGTGAAGCGGCACTTCCGCCAGCTCGGCCGCGACACCCAGACCGAGGACTTCACCGTGGTCGGCGTCGGCGACATGTCCGGCGACGTGTTCGGCAACGGCATGCTGCTGTCCGAGCACATCCGGCTGGTGGCCGCGTTCGACCACCGGCACATCTTCCTCGACCCGAGCCCCGACGCCGCGGAGTCCTACGCCGAACGCCGTCGCCTGTTCGACCTGCCGCGGTCCAGCTGGAACGACTACGAGCCCAAGCTGATCAGCGACGGTGGTGGCGTGTACCCGCGCACGGCCAAGACGATCACGTTGACGGCGCAGGTCAAGGAGGTGCTGGGTATCGACCCGGCGGCCGAGACCATGACGCCGCCCGAGCTGATGCACGCCATCCTGGCCGCTCCCGTCGACCTGCTGTGGAACGGCGGCATCGGCACCTACGTCAAGGCATCCACGGAGTCGCACGCCGAGGTCGGCGACAAGGCCAACGACGCCATCCGCGTCGACGGCGCCGACCTGCGGGCGCTGGTGGTCGGCGAGGGCGGCAACCTCGGCCTGACCCAGCGCGGCCGGGTCGAGTTCGCCCTGGCCGGCGGCAAGGTCAATACCGACGCCATCGACAACTCCGCCGGCGTCGACACCTCCGACCACGAGGTCAACATCAAGATCCTGCTCGACGGCGTCGTGCGGGCCGGTGACCTCACCGACAAGCAGCGCAACGAGCTGCTGGCCGCCATGACCGAAGAGATCGGCGACCTCGTCCTCGCCAACAACTACGGGCAGAACATCGCGCTGGCCAGCGCCACCTTCCAGTCGTCGAACCTGGCGCACGTGCACCGGTCGTTCCTGTCCAAGCTCGAGAGCCAGGGCAAGCTCGACCGCAACCTCGAGGCGCTGCCCACGGACCGCCAGCTGGCCGAGCGCATGAACGCCGGCCGCGGCCTCACCGGCCCGGAGCTGTCGGTCCTGCTCGCGTACACCAAGAACCTCATGTACGAAGAGCTGCTGGCCGGCGGCATGCCCGACGACCCGTACCTCGGCGCCGCGCTGCACGCGTACTTCCCCAGCGCGCTGCGCGACCGCTACGGCGACGTCATCGACGAGCACCCGCTGCGCCGCGAGATCATCACCAACGTCGTGGTCAACGAGCTGGTGAACACCGCCGGCACGACGTTCGCATACCGCCTGGGCATGGAGACGGGCGGCACGGTCGAGGACCTCGCGCGGGCGCACACCATCGGCGGCGTCGTGTTCCAGATCCCCGAGCTCATGGCCGCGGTGAAAGAGCTCGACAACGTCGTGGCGTTCGACGTCCAGACCCGCATGCGCCTCGAGGGGCGGACCATCACCGAACGGGCGACGCGGTGGCTCTGCGTCAACCGCCGCCCACCCATCGACATCGCCTGGCAGATCGGGTTCTTCGAGGAGCCCATCGCCCGGCTGCTGGTGGCGCTGCCCGACGTCCTGGTCGGCCGCGAGCTCGACCTGTACCACGAGCGGCTCGAGGCGCTGACGGCCGAGGGCGTGCCGGAGCCGCTCGCGGTGCGGGTCGCCGTCCTGCCGCCGGCCTACGCCGGGCTCGGCATGGTCGAGAACTCACTCGCCACCGGCACCGACCTGCTCGAGGTGGCCCGGGTGCACTTCACCCTGGGCGCGTTCCTCGAGCTGGGCCGGCTGCTCGAGCGGATCATCTCGCTGCCGCGGCTCGACCGCTGGCAGACCATGGCCCGAGCGGCCCTGCGCGACGACCTCCACGCGGTGCAGGCGGCGCTGACGGCGCAGGTCATCCAGCACACCGACGAGGAGTCGTCGCCGCAGGACCGGGTCGAGGCCTGGGCCGCGCAGGACGAGGTCGTCGTCGCCCGGGCGCAGGACATGCTGCGCGAGATCGTCGAGGGCGACAGCTTCGACCTCTCCCGGCTGTCGGTCGGCCTGCGCGCCGTCCGCGGTCTGCTCCGCTCCGACGCGACCTAG
- a CDS encoding tryptophan 2,3-dioxygenase family protein, with amino-acid sequence MTPDHEISPPSAHFGEDGARLTYGTYLRLAELLDQQRLETDAHDELLFITIHQVYELWFKQLLHEVEAARQAMFDDRLWWARHLLNRVHEIERILIEQVGVLETMTPQDFLQFRARLAPASGFQSVQFRELEFVSGAKDAAFLRRFRALTPAEEERLRRRLEEPTLWDAFVAVLRAHDLPAGTDADISASLRIAAHDRGGFGDVWELAEALMTHDELSAGWRARHVTMVERMIGTKTGTGGSSGASYLRSRLDLRFYPLLWELRSWL; translated from the coding sequence GTGACACCCGACCACGAGATCAGCCCTCCCTCGGCACACTTCGGCGAGGACGGTGCCCGGCTCACCTACGGCACCTACCTGCGTCTCGCGGAGCTGCTCGACCAGCAGCGCCTCGAGACCGATGCTCACGACGAGCTGCTGTTCATCACGATCCACCAGGTCTACGAGCTGTGGTTCAAGCAACTGCTGCACGAGGTCGAGGCCGCGCGGCAGGCGATGTTCGACGACCGCCTGTGGTGGGCCCGGCACCTGCTGAACCGGGTCCACGAGATCGAGCGGATCCTCATCGAGCAGGTCGGCGTCCTCGAGACCATGACGCCGCAGGACTTCCTGCAGTTCCGGGCCCGGCTGGCGCCCGCGAGCGGCTTCCAGTCCGTGCAGTTCCGCGAGCTGGAGTTCGTCTCCGGGGCGAAGGACGCGGCGTTCCTGCGCCGGTTCCGCGCGCTGACGCCGGCCGAGGAGGAACGGCTGCGCCGCCGTCTCGAGGAGCCCACGCTGTGGGACGCCTTCGTCGCCGTCCTGCGCGCCCACGACCTCCCCGCCGGCACCGACGCGGACATCAGCGCGTCGTTGCGCATCGCCGCCCATGACCGCGGCGGCTTCGGCGACGTGTGGGAGCTGGCCGAGGCGCTGATGACGCACGACGAGCTGAGCGCCGGCTGGCGGGCGCGGCACGTCACCATGGTCGAGCGCATGATCGGCACGAAGACCGGCACCGGCGGCTCGTCGGGCGCCTCGTACCTGCGCAGCCGCCTCGACCTCCGGTTCTACCCGCTGCTCTGGGAGCTGCGCTCCTGGCTCTGA
- a CDS encoding ferredoxin, producing the protein MRILVEIDRCVGGGQCVMAAPDVFDQDDDGLAVLLDDDPPADQADDVRLAARLCPARAITVDG; encoded by the coding sequence GTGAGGATCCTCGTCGAGATCGACCGCTGCGTCGGCGGCGGGCAGTGCGTCATGGCCGCGCCGGACGTGTTCGACCAGGACGACGACGGTCTCGCCGTCCTGCTCGACGACGATCCCCCGGCCGACCAGGCCGACGACGTGCGGCTCGCCGCCCGGCTCTGCCCGGCCCGCGCCATCACGGTGGACGGTTGA
- a CDS encoding MMPL family transporter: MTQSTTDDERPAAAPPRPGVLGRLAGVSYRRRGRVVAAWVVAIAAAFGLSAAFAGEFTADYSAPGSDSRQAQDLLEERFPAQSGDTIDVVVRADGAVTDPEVQADVTALLDELRTQPHVVAVDDPYTTPGGIAQSGDILVATVNLDVVLPDDMPVEETEELLAMADAAERPGLEIALGGQTVALAEQGEIGSEAIGMAAAAVILLITFGSVVAAGLPLIVAVAGLALSGALTGIVAALVDVPDWSTALATMMGIALGIDYVLLMVTRFREWRAAGLAPERATVATLDTAGRAVMVAGSTVMVSMLGLFAMGLSFMQGAALVTIVAVLIVMAAAATLFPALLGFWGGWVDRLRLPLGRRGRTVQLAAGGHVEPSRTWLRWGTLVDRHSIVATVVGVGLLLALAAPFLGVRFGFPDAGNSPEDRTSRQAYDLLSDGFGPGANGPLLLVADLDDPSDEAALPALAESVTGTAGVAAVMPPVVNEARDAALLTVLPTTGPQDGTTEDLVHTLRDDVLPDAGVEVHVGGVTATAIDSTENTAERLPLLIGGVVILSMVLLLVSFRSIVIPITAALMNLLSVAAAYGVVALVLEGGWAGRLVGIDTETPMPAFIPVLVFAVLFGLSMDYEVFLISRMREAWTRTGDNARAIVEGLAGTGRVITAAAAIMVAVFAAFIPSPEVFLKVIGVGMAAAILVDATVVRMLLVPAVMHLLGRANWWLPSWLERRLPQLHVEGRPELYLPDADGDTRGAGEPELTTAR, translated from the coding sequence ATGACCCAGTCCACCACCGACGACGAGCGGCCGGCTGCCGCTCCCCCACGACCTGGCGTGCTCGGCCGGCTGGCCGGCGTCTCCTACCGCCGCCGCGGCCGCGTGGTCGCCGCCTGGGTGGTCGCCATCGCGGCCGCGTTCGGGCTCTCGGCGGCCTTCGCCGGCGAGTTCACCGCCGACTACTCCGCACCCGGCTCGGACTCGCGGCAGGCGCAGGACCTGCTCGAGGAGCGCTTCCCCGCGCAGTCCGGCGACACCATCGACGTCGTCGTCCGCGCCGACGGCGCCGTCACCGACCCCGAGGTCCAGGCCGATGTCACCGCGCTGCTCGACGAGCTGCGCACCCAGCCGCACGTCGTCGCCGTCGACGACCCGTACACCACGCCCGGCGGCATCGCGCAGAGCGGCGACATCCTCGTCGCCACCGTGAACCTCGACGTCGTCCTGCCCGACGACATGCCGGTCGAGGAGACCGAGGAGCTCCTGGCCATGGCCGACGCGGCCGAGCGGCCGGGTCTCGAGATCGCGCTCGGCGGGCAGACCGTCGCGCTGGCCGAGCAGGGCGAGATCGGCTCCGAGGCCATCGGCATGGCCGCCGCCGCGGTGATCCTGCTCATCACGTTCGGCTCGGTGGTCGCGGCCGGACTGCCGCTGATCGTCGCGGTCGCCGGGCTCGCGCTCAGCGGCGCGCTCACCGGCATCGTCGCCGCCCTCGTCGACGTGCCGGACTGGTCGACGGCGCTGGCCACGATGATGGGCATCGCGCTGGGCATCGACTACGTCCTGCTCATGGTCACGCGATTCCGCGAGTGGCGGGCCGCCGGACTGGCCCCGGAGCGGGCCACCGTCGCGACGCTCGACACCGCCGGCCGCGCCGTCATGGTCGCCGGCAGCACCGTCATGGTGAGCATGCTCGGCCTGTTCGCCATGGGCCTGTCGTTCATGCAGGGCGCAGCGCTCGTCACCATCGTCGCCGTCCTCATCGTCATGGCCGCGGCCGCGACGCTGTTCCCGGCGCTGCTCGGGTTCTGGGGCGGCTGGGTCGACCGGCTGCGCCTTCCGCTCGGCCGCCGCGGCCGGACGGTGCAGCTGGCCGCCGGCGGGCACGTCGAGCCGTCGCGCACCTGGCTGCGCTGGGGCACGCTGGTCGACCGGCACAGCATCGTCGCGACGGTGGTGGGTGTCGGCCTGCTGCTGGCCCTCGCCGCGCCGTTCCTGGGCGTCCGGTTCGGCTTCCCCGACGCCGGCAACAGCCCCGAGGACCGCACCTCGCGACAGGCCTACGACCTGCTGTCCGACGGCTTCGGCCCGGGCGCCAACGGCCCGCTGCTGCTCGTCGCCGACCTCGACGACCCGAGCGACGAGGCGGCGCTGCCGGCGCTGGCCGAGTCGGTGACGGGGACCGCCGGTGTCGCGGCCGTCATGCCCCCGGTCGTCAACGAGGCCCGCGACGCCGCGCTGCTCACCGTCCTGCCCACCACCGGCCCGCAGGACGGCACCACCGAGGACCTGGTGCACACCCTGCGCGACGACGTCCTTCCCGACGCCGGCGTCGAGGTGCACGTCGGCGGCGTGACGGCGACCGCCATCGACTCCACCGAGAACACGGCCGAGCGGCTGCCGCTGCTGATCGGCGGCGTCGTGATCCTCTCGATGGTGCTGCTGCTGGTGTCGTTCCGCAGCATCGTCATCCCGATCACGGCCGCGCTGATGAACCTGCTCTCCGTCGCCGCCGCGTACGGCGTGGTCGCGCTGGTGCTCGAGGGCGGGTGGGCCGGGCGACTGGTCGGCATCGACACCGAGACGCCGATGCCGGCGTTCATCCCGGTGCTGGTGTTCGCGGTGCTCTTCGGCCTGTCGATGGACTACGAGGTGTTCCTCATCAGCCGAATGCGCGAGGCCTGGACCCGCACGGGCGACAACGCCCGGGCGATCGTCGAAGGGCTGGCCGGCACCGGGCGCGTCATCACCGCCGCGGCGGCGATCATGGTGGCGGTGTTCGCGGCGTTCATCCCGAGCCCCGAGGTGTTCCTCAAGGTCATCGGCGTCGGCATGGCCGCGGCGATCCTCGTCGACGCCACCGTGGTGCGGATGCTGCTGGTGCCCGCCGTCATGCACCTGCTCGGCCGGGCGAACTGGTGGCTGCCGTCCTGGCTCGAGCGCCGGCTTCCCCAGCTGCACGTCGAGGGCCGGCCGGAGCTCTACCTCCCCGACGCCGACGGCGACACCCGCGGCGCCGGCGAGCCGGAGCTCACCACCGCGAGGTAG
- a CDS encoding TetR/AcrR family transcriptional regulator, with protein MVDPVNEAGSGPERPPSRRERARAATIEEIKQTAMGLMREQGTTDFRFSDIARLMGMTAPALYRYFADRDELLTALIVDAYDDLGTAVAAARDQVPLDDPGGRFTAVAQSYRRWAREEPQRFALILGPPVPGYHAPEEGPTTEAARRAMAQLKSLFYEAAQAGVLRKPMLGDDGTIARLLAEHHEPKEQLPIDGPPVPPETFQAMLHCWSSMHGFASLEAYGHLEWLPIELRDAVFESSIRLVAKVAGLPEPITGPS; from the coding sequence ATGGTGGATCCGGTGAACGAGGCCGGCAGTGGGCCGGAGCGGCCGCCGTCGCGCCGCGAGCGCGCCCGCGCCGCGACCATCGAGGAGATCAAGCAGACCGCGATGGGCCTCATGCGCGAGCAAGGCACCACGGACTTCCGGTTCTCCGACATCGCGCGGCTCATGGGCATGACGGCGCCCGCGCTGTACCGCTACTTCGCCGACCGCGACGAGCTGCTCACCGCGCTCATCGTCGACGCCTACGACGACCTCGGCACCGCCGTCGCCGCCGCCCGCGACCAGGTCCCCCTCGACGACCCCGGCGGCCGCTTCACCGCCGTCGCGCAGTCCTACCGCCGCTGGGCGCGCGAGGAGCCGCAGCGGTTCGCGCTGATCCTCGGCCCGCCCGTCCCCGGCTACCACGCGCCCGAGGAGGGCCCCACGACGGAGGCTGCCCGCCGCGCGATGGCGCAGCTCAAGTCGCTGTTCTACGAGGCCGCCCAAGCCGGTGTCCTGCGCAAGCCCATGCTCGGCGACGACGGCACCATCGCCCGGCTGCTGGCCGAGCACCACGAGCCGAAGGAACAGCTGCCCATCGACGGCCCGCCGGTGCCGCCGGAGACCTTCCAGGCCATGCTGCACTGCTGGTCGAGCATGCACGGCTTCGCCAGCCTCGAGGCCTACGGCCACCTCGAGTGGCTCCCGATCGAACTGCGCGACGCCGTCTTCGAGTCGAGCATCCGCCTCGTCGCTAAGGTCGCCGGCCTCCCCGAGCCGATCACCGGCCCGTCCTGA